From the genome of Chloroflexota bacterium, one region includes:
- a CDS encoding MFS transporter: MRASPSASLRAPRLLIPFYYGWLVAALAFSAAFVSAGIRAAPSVFIHPFEAEFGWNRAAIAGAISVNLLLYGLGAPVSGRLIDRFGPRKVVTANLLVLGAAVAATIGMNALWQLTVLWGLVIGLAAGGSSVLAATVASRWFVRRRGLVIGLLGTATSTGQVVFVPLLMMLVVGVGWRGASITLALAAALTLVPVALFMRDEPAEVGVQAYGAANSTSSGAGREQQAAAPAVPLSKAIQSVDFWLLTGSFFVCGATSNGLVGTHLIPHAIDHGIPEVTAAAAVGLMGGLNFVGTLGSGWLTDRVDPRRLLAAYYGFRGIALMVLPFVTWFPGLFIFAILFGLDWYTTVPATTMLSSQLFGKRSIGTIYGWIFFSHQVGAATSALAAGAVRVWLGDYQVAFFAGALVCVVGASLALLIRDQRAVPQGFAASGAAA, from the coding sequence GTGAGAGCGAGTCCCTCGGCTTCTCTTCGCGCCCCACGGCTCCTCATTCCCTTCTACTATGGCTGGCTCGTCGCGGCGCTCGCATTCAGCGCGGCCTTCGTATCCGCGGGTATCCGCGCTGCGCCGTCCGTGTTCATCCACCCGTTCGAGGCCGAATTTGGGTGGAACCGCGCGGCCATCGCGGGCGCGATCTCCGTGAACCTGCTGCTCTACGGTCTCGGTGCACCGGTCTCTGGGCGCCTCATCGATCGCTTTGGTCCTCGGAAGGTGGTAACGGCGAACCTTCTGGTGCTGGGCGCGGCCGTCGCAGCCACCATCGGCATGAATGCGCTCTGGCAGCTCACGGTACTGTGGGGGCTGGTCATCGGACTGGCGGCGGGCGGGAGCTCGGTCCTGGCCGCGACGGTTGCGAGCCGGTGGTTCGTGCGCCGACGTGGACTCGTGATCGGATTGCTCGGCACGGCGACGTCGACGGGCCAGGTCGTCTTCGTCCCGCTCCTCATGATGCTGGTCGTGGGCGTTGGCTGGCGCGGCGCGAGCATCACGCTAGCGCTTGCGGCGGCTCTGACGCTCGTTCCCGTGGCCCTCTTCATGCGGGACGAGCCGGCCGAAGTTGGCGTCCAGGCGTATGGCGCAGCGAATTCCACATCGTCAGGCGCTGGTCGTGAGCAGCAGGCAGCGGCGCCGGCTGTTCCGCTGTCGAAAGCGATCCAATCGGTCGATTTCTGGCTTCTCACCGGGAGCTTCTTCGTGTGCGGGGCGACGTCGAACGGACTCGTCGGAACGCACCTCATTCCGCACGCTATCGACCACGGGATTCCAGAAGTCACCGCGGCAGCGGCCGTGGGGCTCATGGGAGGGCTCAACTTCGTGGGCACCCTGGGCTCGGGCTGGCTCACCGACCGTGTGGATCCGCGGCGGCTTCTGGCCGCCTACTACGGATTTCGCGGTATCGCGCTCATGGTTCTCCCGTTTGTCACCTGGTTTCCCGGGCTCTTTATCTTTGCGATCCTGTTCGGGCTCGACTGGTACACGACAGTTCCGGCGACGACGATGCTGTCGTCGCAGTTGTTTGGCAAGCGGTCCATCGGAACCATCTATGGATGGATCTTCTTCTCCCATCAGGTTGGCGCCGCGACATCCGCACTTGCCGCGGGGGCCGTGCGCGTGTGGCTCGGCGATTACCAGGTCGCATTCTTCGCCGGCGCGCTCGTCTGCGTCGTCGGCGCAAGTCTCGCCCTCCTCATTCGCGATCAGCGGGCGGTTCCCCAAGGGTTCGCGGCGAGCGGAGCGGCCGCGTAA
- a CDS encoding glycosyltransferase family 9 protein, whose translation MTVLPRPYDGQHLGDRPHVAVIFRDQIGDFLVATPLMRGFRERFPRLVLDYLGGERTRELEAASDLIDARYSLYGRESDLSALRRFLSARRDEAGGYDLAINLELDTRAAEACSLIDARFVAGRVAADSSSEARVVHAGRHVDRLWTDMAWNRSTLLQDFPELTSQFIGEIFCRLARVETDFTKTEAPIVEAPVDTPEVLLSTGANRVAKLWPATHWLAVARWLRESGRAVGLLGAPPGNDTYHVADTDDALIRAGVRDLRGALSLPQVAGALARAAIFLTVDNGLMHLGSAAGARCVALFGASPQRLWAPRGKNVHIVEPTLPCGLCEENRFRNTHCLLPVHQCMTTIEPERVIQEIQTVLAGGCTRP comes from the coding sequence ATGACCGTCCTGCCGCGCCCGTACGATGGCCAGCACCTGGGAGACCGGCCGCACGTCGCCGTGATCTTCCGCGATCAGATCGGCGACTTTCTCGTCGCCACTCCCCTCATGCGGGGGTTCCGCGAACGGTTCCCCCGGCTGGTCCTGGACTACCTCGGCGGTGAGCGCACGCGAGAGCTGGAAGCCGCGAGCGACCTGATCGATGCCCGGTACTCCCTGTATGGCCGTGAGTCCGATCTTTCCGCGCTCCGGCGGTTTTTGAGCGCGCGTCGCGATGAGGCCGGCGGCTACGATCTGGCCATCAATCTCGAGTTGGACACGCGCGCGGCAGAGGCGTGCTCGCTCATTGACGCGCGCTTTGTTGCCGGGCGCGTCGCGGCGGATTCGTCGAGCGAAGCGAGAGTCGTTCACGCCGGGCGCCACGTCGACCGGCTCTGGACGGACATGGCGTGGAATCGTTCCACGTTGCTCCAGGATTTCCCCGAGCTGACGAGCCAATTCATCGGGGAGATCTTCTGCCGCCTCGCTCGTGTAGAGACGGACTTCACGAAGACGGAAGCGCCAATAGTCGAGGCACCCGTGGACACGCCAGAGGTCCTTCTATCCACGGGCGCCAATCGCGTGGCAAAGCTGTGGCCGGCAACCCATTGGCTCGCCGTGGCGCGGTGGCTGAGGGAGTCGGGACGCGCTGTCGGACTTCTCGGCGCGCCGCCCGGCAACGATACCTACCATGTAGCGGACACGGACGACGCGCTGATCCGTGCGGGCGTCCGTGACCTTCGCGGCGCGCTCTCGCTCCCGCAGGTCGCAGGCGCGCTGGCGCGCGCCGCCATCTTCCTCACCGTGGACAACGGCCTCATGCACCTCGGCAGCGCGGCCGGTGCGCGCTGCGTCGCCCTATTCGGGGCGAGCCCACAACGACTCTGGGCGCCACGTGGCAAGAACGTCCACATCGTCGAGCCGACACTGCCATGCGGGTTGTGCGAGGAGAATCGCTTTCGTAACACTCACTGCTTGCTTCCCGTGCACCAGTGCATGACAACTATCGAGCCGGAGCGAGTCATCCAAGAGATCCAAACGGTGCTCGCCGGAGGTTGCACACGGCCATGA
- a CDS encoding RraA family protein, translated as MSDAIIEKFRGMSTANISDALDRLRMPGSAFGISPLQNGQRMIGRAYTIQYVPAGSPPGTVGDYIDDVEPGQVVVLDNSGRRDCTVWGDILTAVAHARGVAGTVIHGVCRDVYRALDVRYPIYSCGRFMRTGKDRVEVSGMNVPVTLGDVRVRPGDVVIGDDDGVLVVQQEHAEKVLEVALEIAELEDHIVEEALSGTSLREARVKYGYHQLQRSGR; from the coding sequence ATGAGCGACGCGATCATCGAGAAGTTTCGGGGGATGTCCACTGCGAACATCTCCGATGCCCTCGACCGTCTTCGCATGCCCGGTAGCGCCTTCGGCATCAGCCCCCTACAAAATGGGCAGCGCATGATTGGCCGCGCATACACGATTCAGTACGTGCCGGCCGGCTCGCCCCCGGGGACGGTCGGCGACTACATCGACGACGTGGAGCCCGGGCAGGTGGTCGTCCTCGACAACAGCGGCCGACGTGACTGCACGGTTTGGGGCGACATCCTGACAGCCGTGGCCCACGCGCGCGGCGTGGCTGGGACGGTGATCCACGGAGTGTGCCGCGACGTGTATCGCGCGCTCGACGTCCGCTATCCCATCTACAGCTGCGGGCGATTCATGCGCACCGGGAAAGACCGCGTCGAGGTGTCGGGCATGAATGTGCCGGTCACCTTGGGCGACGTGCGCGTGCGGCCCGGAGACGTCGTGATCGGGGACGACGATGGCGTGCTGGTCGTGCAGCAGGAGCACGCGGAAAAAGTGCTCGAAGTCGCCTTGGAGATCGCCGAGCTGGAGGACCACATCGTCGAAGAGGCACTGTCGGGGACGTCGCTGCGCGAGGCGCGCGTGAAATACGGATACCACCAGCTTCAACGGAGTGGACGTTAG
- a CDS encoding RraA family protein, giving the protein MASHTELLARLERVDTCAVSDALDHLGLRGAVIGIRPVWACPKIVGRAVTVKIVPAGLTRPEHHLATPAVEAAEPGDVIVVDNAGRTDVSSWGDILSNAAQVKGVRGVIIDGACRDVDGSREIGFPVYARAGVPVTARGRIIQEAFNTLVQCGGVQVRPGDLVIADGSGVVFIPAERAEEVIEAAERIVEREAAMVQAVRDGRSVVEVMAESAFQAIHQ; this is encoded by the coding sequence ATGGCATCGCACACAGAACTCCTCGCCCGCCTCGAGCGGGTTGACACGTGCGCCGTGTCGGACGCGCTGGACCACCTCGGGCTCCGAGGCGCCGTGATCGGCATTCGCCCCGTGTGGGCCTGTCCCAAAATCGTCGGCAGAGCGGTGACCGTCAAGATCGTGCCGGCCGGTTTGACCCGCCCGGAACATCACCTCGCCACGCCTGCCGTGGAGGCGGCCGAGCCGGGCGATGTGATCGTCGTCGACAACGCTGGCCGGACGGACGTATCGAGCTGGGGCGACATCCTTTCCAACGCCGCGCAGGTGAAGGGCGTCCGTGGTGTGATCATCGATGGCGCCTGCCGCGACGTTGATGGCAGTCGAGAGATTGGATTTCCGGTCTACGCGCGGGCCGGTGTACCAGTGACAGCGCGGGGGCGAATCATTCAGGAGGCGTTCAACACGCTGGTCCAGTGCGGCGGCGTCCAGGTCCGCCCGGGCGACCTCGTTATCGCGGACGGGAGCGGCGTGGTCTTCATCCCAGCCGAGCGCGCGGAAGAAGTGATCGAGGCGGCAGAGCGCATCGTCGAGCGCGAGGCCGCGATGGTTCAGGCCGTGCGCGACGGCCGCTCCGTCGTCGAGGTCATGGCGGAGTCTGCCTTCCAAGCTATTCACCAGTGA
- a CDS encoding pilus assembly protein: MKTGLIERFAPRRQRALRARKPGQGMMEYALVLAGVATIVIMAIDRFDAAIGALLSRIAASLS, translated from the coding sequence ATGAAGACGGGGCTCATTGAGCGTTTTGCGCCGCGCCGCCAGCGAGCCCTTCGCGCGCGGAAACCGGGGCAGGGGATGATGGAGTACGCCCTCGTCCTCGCCGGCGTCGCCACTATCGTCATCATGGCCATCGACCGGTTCGATGCAGCCATCGGCGCGCTCCTGAGCCGAATCGCGGCGAGCCTCTCGTAG